The Hyla sarda isolate aHylSar1 chromosome 2, aHylSar1.hap1, whole genome shotgun sequence genome includes the window AATGCTTGCTGGGTGCTAAGGCTGTCTGGTGCGATCCACAGAAAAACTTTTAGAGCCCACATTTCTGGAAAAGGTCACTGCTGGCTTTTATAGAAAGGTATTACATGAGGCTGCATAGTCGCCGACCAGTCAGGGTGCCCATGCTAACCTCCATTTTTCCTAGATTTCAGCCTGATTAAGCATCTGTGAAATATACTGGAAAAAACAGGTGTGATACAAAAAGGGGGCCACCTCACAACTTACACTTAAAATGACTTTCTGCTACCACCTTGGTCCTATATATTACAGGACACAAACTGAGGTCTTGTGGAGTCCATACCTTAACAGGTCAGAGCTGTTTTGATGGCATGCAGAGGACATAAATATTAGAGGTTTTAATAATATAGCTGATTGGTGTATCTACATTCTATACACATTACTGTAACAAGATTTGCCAATTCCTTGTCCATATGAGGTTAGTTTTCATCTCTGTCTACTGTGACTTTTACACGGTGCCATGCATTATTTAATACCCCACGCAAATTCCATATTGGCGCCACAGTATCAGGCTGCACATTATAGGTGCTATCTACAGCTTTACAGATGATTGTCAGTTCCTTCACTTCAACGGGAATAGCTGCTTCTAATTTCCACAGTTTCCATGCCCATGTCACTCCCTCCTTTTCCTCCCCAGTAAGCTCAGCTACTTTCCAGGTCTTTCCTCCGTCCAGAGACACATCCACTCGCACAATCTCTCTCCCACCTCCACTCCACGCGTATCCTTTCATGGTGACTTTTCCATCATGATCTGGGGTGATGGTTCCTCCAGGATTTGGTTCTGTAATTGCAGACTGCACAGGCAGGTCTTGTATGGCTGGAGAGGAAGAAAAGTCTACAGTATCCCAGTCTACACACGGATTGAAGCCCTTGTAATCATTCTGCTGCCAGTGACTAGAACTTTCCTCCTTAGACACAACAATGCGTCCTAACCACTTTACATTCCGGGCACCTACCACACCTGGCACTATAGCCCGCAGAGGAAAGCCATGATCTTTAGGCAAGTCCTCACCATTCATTTCAAAAGCTagtaggacttcctggtccttaCTCATTGCACGCTTAAAGGAGATGGACGCTCCATATTTTGTTCCAGTTATGTCTTGATCCAAGCCTTCAAAATGGACATGTTGCATATTGGGCATATCCTCTTTATATCCAGCATCTAATAAAACATCCCTCAGCCATACTCCTGTCCAACGTGCTGTGCTTATAGCTGATGCACCCCATTCTAGCCCTTTAACTTGCTTTATAGCATTCATCTCAGAGCGTCTATTTCCAGCACATTGCAAAGTGGCAATAACTTCATGATGCGGAAACTTTGTTTTAAGGTCTTTGAGGGACAATATTAATGGCTTAACCTGCTTTGCTCCAGGTGGTCTCTCTATAATAAGCTGGAATTCATTAGGGTTAATGTTTGGCACTGGTAAATGGTTTCTCTTGAAGAAGAACTCTTTTGGAGTGATAAAGTTCTCAGTCAGAATTTCAGGTGGAGGCTCAGCATTAAAAGGTTTTTGGCTATTGATCTTTAGAACAGGATGTCGAGAAGGATCACCAGAGTAGGGATCAGATAAATCACGTGGCTCCTCCTTGTCATCAGGGCTGAGAACTCCCACCTTGTACTCTTGCAAAATCTCCATGACATGCTCACTCTTGTGAACACCATAAAGGGCCCAAAAGGGTTCTAAAGCTCCCCCAGCAGCCAACAAGATTTTGTTTCCTCCAGGATGCAAATCCACGAAATCTGTGATGTCAAATACTTCTCCTGCATACGTAACCCATATTCTGTCAGAAGGATTTGTATGCTTTTTCACATCCTCTCTTGTATATTGAGGAAAAACATGTGAAGGGACTGGTTCTTTTTTAGACTCTGCTTGAGCAACCTTGGAGAAAGAGAGAAGCAAAAATACATAAATTCAGTGCATTCTAGTAAAACTCATAttaaaacataaagaaaaaaagtgagagAGACAAGAGTCAAAGTACAAAAAAGAAACTCTAGGGACCTTCACATAATACTGGGAACTGTTCAAATAACTCCCTCCCGCCTGTGACTCATAACATACTTGTGAACATTACACTTTCAAAACATTACTtcttatcccataaaaaaaaagtaatttttccaGCAAACAGCTTTAACAGGCAGTGAACAACTGACCTGacggctaaggctgcattcacatctcgtttttgcaatacggttcaggTATCCAGTTTAAGTGTAAAAAccgcatggaaccgtattgcaaatgTAGACATGTCATtggaaaccgtatgccaaacgtatcatccggttgtgtacgttttgcaccaTTTACGGTATTATCTgtttttgtcccctgtggcagttttcaggtaccactctgtaggtcggatgctgagcgcccggtccacagagtgtaaggaggtgaggaggggtgtatagcatcactacccaCCTCcgccggccgtatagtatacaggggtgcatagtgtacctgtgtatactatacaggagccgggaatcctgtcaccagactcacaggactccctgctcctatagcccctttgggcagtatacagaatatacagctatctatagatagctgtatatagtgtatacagaagccgacgtccacttacctccGTTGCACCTGTCCCGgccgggtccgtgtagctccgcccctagtgatgacatcattagggggcagagctacagacgggagccaggctagTAAGGgtatgaagctctgttcacattgccaGTTTTGCATAATGTGAAAAGACCCTTCTGGCAgagtctacccagacagggagactccagctgttgctaaactacaactcccagcatgcccatacagccaaaggctgtctgggcgtgctgggagttgtagttttgcaccaattgaggctccctgtttgggaagaaattgcattatgggccctctccccagcagacagcgccaaaaatgttctAACTAATTTttagtgtttcttttttcttctcgtttcagatcagtgtatgcagaggattacggcggattcgatgcATTACggcagatgaactggatttttaaaTATGGTAAATATATAACAATAGTCAGTgtaatacatatcaactggctagtAAAgaggactaaaaataaagtgcaaaatacAGATTATGATGCCAGATATGCTGCTGCCTATATGAGTTCATACAAAATGAAATAAGGTGCAGTAAATACCAACCACGTAGAGCTTATAGAGTCAGGgagtcccaggatgccgccaccccaACACGTGTTTCGGTCCTAAGACCTtagtcctcctgtataatgtatagatgcgggcagccgctcttctatggtcctctgcactgacgtgtgtgtatatatatatatatatatatatatatatatatatatatatatatatatatatacacacacacacacacacctattcatatttcccacagagagttgtgattggctggaacaatctggcctatcacagctctctgttggaaatatgaatagatgtatatatacggcagtgcaggggaccatagaagagaagccggccgtatctatacattatacaggaggatcgcaatgtaccccggcgatctttcaattagtacaggtactactactcccatcatggaacaatgtgtagtactacctaaaaaaaaatgtttaaaaaacacacacacactacatttttattattattctcggctacattttttagtgccctgcccacctACATAAATTAACTAGTTAATTAAAATTTtgctataaaaaagataaaatgtcgttaaatacaattttttccatcactactgtatcttttatttttttttttaatggtaccctacgaaatttttataaatcactaaagtccaaaaaagaataaaaacctcctgcaaaaacgccaaagttaaaaaccacatggcatttttcttggcgttttttttacttccatagacttctatggggggaAACTGCCAATATTTTcccgaaaaaaaacaccaaagtttttaaaaaactgccaaggagcccaataacgccaaaaggataaaaaatataaaaacgccaaactgaaaaacactaagtggatatggcattttgcaattaaaggagatgtccggtgctcacttttcttattgtatccgttccatgctgcaaaaaaaaaaaagaaaataagctttctcttgcctgcctacgctc containing:
- the SUOX gene encoding sulfite oxidase, mitochondrial isoform X2, with protein sequence MTLLCRFSSKALGSLIRQQRLQKQMFLSARVCTVKNESRRNQSTETGSKEKSWKWGSVTAGALLGLGSFLIFDMHQRQKVAQAESKKEPVPSHVFPQYTREDVKKHTNPSDRIWVTYAGEVFDITDFVDLHPGGNKILLAAGGALEPFWALYGVHKSEHVMEILQEYKVGVLSPDDKEEPRDLSDPYSGDPSRHPVLKINSQKPFNAEPPPEILTENFITPKEFFFKRNHLPVPNINPNEFQLIIERPPGAKQVKPLILSLKDLKTKFPHHEVIATLQCAGNRRSEMNAIKQVKGLEWGASAISTARWTGVWLRDVLLDAGYKEDMPNMQHVHFEGLDQDITGTKYGASISFKRAMSKDQEVLLAFEMNGEDLPKDHGFPLRAIVPGVVGARNVKWLGRIVVSKEESSSHWQQNDYKGFNPCVDWDTVDFSSSPAIQDLPVQSAITEPNPGGTITPDHDGKVTMKGYAWSGGGREIVRVDVSLDGGKTWKVAELTGEEKEGVTWAWKLWKLEAAIPVEVKELTIICKAVDSTYNVQPDTVAPIWNLRGVLNNAWHRVKVTVDRDEN
- the SUOX gene encoding sulfite oxidase, mitochondrial isoform X1; this encodes MDSGGYNMTLLCRFSSKALGSLIRQQRLQKQMFLSARVCTVKNESRRNQSTETGSKEKSWKWGSVTAGALLGLGSFLIFDMHQRQKVAQAESKKEPVPSHVFPQYTREDVKKHTNPSDRIWVTYAGEVFDITDFVDLHPGGNKILLAAGGALEPFWALYGVHKSEHVMEILQEYKVGVLSPDDKEEPRDLSDPYSGDPSRHPVLKINSQKPFNAEPPPEILTENFITPKEFFFKRNHLPVPNINPNEFQLIIERPPGAKQVKPLILSLKDLKTKFPHHEVIATLQCAGNRRSEMNAIKQVKGLEWGASAISTARWTGVWLRDVLLDAGYKEDMPNMQHVHFEGLDQDITGTKYGASISFKRAMSKDQEVLLAFEMNGEDLPKDHGFPLRAIVPGVVGARNVKWLGRIVVSKEESSSHWQQNDYKGFNPCVDWDTVDFSSSPAIQDLPVQSAITEPNPGGTITPDHDGKVTMKGYAWSGGGREIVRVDVSLDGGKTWKVAELTGEEKEGVTWAWKLWKLEAAIPVEVKELTIICKAVDSTYNVQPDTVAPIWNLRGVLNNAWHRVKVTVDRDEN